The following are encoded in a window of Castanea sativa cultivar Marrone di Chiusa Pesio chromosome 5, ASM4071231v1 genomic DNA:
- the LOC142634142 gene encoding pentatricopeptide repeat-containing protein At3g02330, mitochondrial, translating into MRLFCFLSSPLYKTVPFSPFSTVVPNQTTPTRWKTFSHIFQQCSHQRALSPGKQAHARMIVTGFQPTVFVTNCLMQMYVKCGSLEYAYHVFDRMCQRDIVSWNTVIFGYVGCGKMGFAQSVFDSMPERDVVSWNSLISGYLQNDDYCEAVDVFVKMQKMGTVFDHTTLAVVLKACSLMEDIDLGIQIHGNAVQRGFDNNVVTGSALVDMYAKCKKLDDSIQVFRKMPEKNWVSWSAVIAGCVQNDQFIKGLELFKKMQMAGAIVSQSIYASVFRSCAGLSAFRLGMQLHGHALKANFGSDVIVGTATLDMYAKCDSMPDAQKVFNSLTNRSLQSYNAIIVGYTRSDQGFRALELFLLLHKSGLGFDEISLSGAFKACAVIKSHLEGLQLHGLAVKSSLRSNICVANAMLDMYGKCGSLFEACFVFDEMGRRDAVSWNAIIAAHEQNENREETLSLFLLMLRSRMEPDDFTYGSVLKACASQQALNCGMEIHNRIIKSGMGLDVFVASALVDMYCKCGMMEEAEKIHDRTEEPNMVSWNAIISGFSLQNQSESAQRFFSQMLERGVNPDNFTYATVIDTCANLATIGLGKQIHAQIIKLQLQSDVYITSTLVDMYSKCGVMQDSQLMFMKALRRDPVTWNAMICGYAYYGLGEEALTTFENMQLENVKPNHTTFVSVLRACGHIGHVEKGLRYFHSMLSDYGLDPHLDHYSCMVDILGRSGKVNEALKLIEEMPFEADDIIWRNLLSICMMHGNVEVAEKAANSLLHLDPQDSSAYILLSNIYAHASMWGEVSEMRKIMKYNKLKKEPGCSWIEVKDEVHTFLVCDKAHPSCKDIYEKLGVLINEMKWDGYVPDIDFVLDEGTEELEEQEELKSCVYIM; encoded by the coding sequence ATGAGGCTCTTCTGTTTCTTGTCATCGCCTCTATACAAAACTGTACCTTTTTCTCCATTTAGTACTGTTGTGCCAAACCAAACAACACCCACAAGGTGGAAAACCTTTTCCCACATTTTTCAACAATGCTCACACCAACGAGCTCTGAGTCCAGGCAAACAAGCCCATGCTCGCATGATTGTAACTGGGTTTCAGCCCACTGTCTTTGTTACCAATTGTTTAATGCAGATGTATGTGAAATGTGGTAGCTTGGAATATGCATACCATGTGTTTGATAGAATGTGTCAACGAGACATAGTGTCTTGGAACACTGTGATTTTCGGGTATGTGGGATGTGGGAAGATGGGGTTTGCACAGTCAGTTTTTGACTCAATGCCTGAGAGGGATGTCGTGTCATGGAATTCTTTGATTTCAGGGTACTTGCAGAACGATGATTACTGTGAAGCTGTTgatgtttttgttaaaatgCAGAAAATGGGAACAGTGTTTGATCATACTACGTTGGCTGTTGTTTTAAAAGCATGTTCTTTGATGGAAGACATTGACTTGGGGATTCAGATTCATGGAAATGCAGTGCAGAGAGGTTTCGATAACAATGTGGTAACAGGAAGTGCTCTTGTTGATATGTATGCTAAATGTAAGAAATTAGATGACTCTATTCAGGTTTTCCGCAAAATGCCTGAAAAGAATTGGGTTTCTTGGAGCGCTGTTATTGCAGGTTGTGTTCAGAATGATCAGTTCATTAAGGGCTTAGAACTGTTCAAGAAGATGCAGATGGCAGGAGCCATTGTTAGTCAATCTATTTATGCTAGTGTTTTCAGGTCCTGTGCAGGCTTATCTGCATTTAGGTTAGGCATGCAGTTGCATGGACATGCTTTAAAGGCCAACTTTGGATCTGATGTCATTGTGGGAACTGCCACTCTAGATATGTATGCAAAATGTGACAGCATGCCTGATGCTCAAAAGGTATTTAACTCATTGACAAACCGTAGTTTGCAATCTTACAATGCCATTATTGTTGGGTATACTCGAAGTGATCAAGGTTTTAGAGCTCTGGAGCTATTTCTGCTTTTACATAAATCTGGCCTTGGTTTTGATGAAATAAGTCTATCTGGTGCATTTAAGGCATGTGCAGTGATCAAAAGCCATTTGGAGGGACTTCAACTACATGGATTAGCAGTCAAGAGTAGTTTGAGGTCAAATATTTGTGTGGCAAATGCCATGTTGGACATGTATGGTAAATGTGGATCTCTGTTTGAAGcttgttttgtgtttgatgAGATGGGAAGAAGAGATGCTGTATCTTGGAATGCAATTATTGCAGCTCATGAGCAAAATGAAAACAGAGAGGAAACACTTTCACTATTTCTTTTGATGCTTCGATCAAGAATGGAACCTGATGATTTCACCTATGGCAGTGTTTTAAAAGCTTGTGCAAGTCAGCAAGCTTTAAACTGTGGCATGGAGATCCATAACAGAATCATCAAATCTGGAATGGGGTTGGATGTGTTTGTTGCAAGCGCCCTTGTGGATATGTACTGCAAGTGTGGTATGATGGAAGAGGCAGAAAAGATCCATGACAGAACAGAAGAGCCAAATATGGTTTCATGGAATGCCATAATTTCTGGATTCTCTCTACAAAATCAAAGTGAGAGTGCTCAGAGATTTTTCTCTCAGATGTTAGAGAGGGGTGTAAACCCCGATAACTTCACTTATGCAACAGTTATTGATACTTGTGCTAATTTGGCTACCATTGGACTTGGGAAGCAAATCCATGCTCAAATTATTAAGCTGCAATTGCAATCAGACGTGTATATAACCAGCACTCTTGTAGATATGTACTCAAAATGTGGAGTCATGCAAGACTCCCAACTAATGTTTATGAAAGCACTTAGGCGAGATCCCGTGACATGGAATGCCATGATCTGTGGCTATGCTTACTATGGTCTTGGAGAAGAGGCCCTAACAACTTTTGAGAATATGCAGCTTGAAAATGTGAAACCAAACCATACCACTTTTGTTTCAGTTCTCCGCGCCTGTGGGCACATTGGGCATGTTGAGAAGGGGTTGCGATATTTCCATTCTATGCTAAGCGACTATGGTTTAGATCCTCATTTGGATCACTATTCATGTATGGTGGATATATTAGGCAGGTCCGGTAAAGTTAATGAGGCTTTGAAGCTTATTGAAGAGATGCCTTTTGAAGCTGATGATATTATATGGAGAAATCTTCTTAGTATTTGCATGATGCATGGGAATGTAGAGGTGGCAGAAAAAGCAGCCAATTCTCTCCTGCACTTAGACCCTCAAGACTCTTCTGCTTATATCCTTTTATCAAATATCTATGCTCATGCAAGTATGTGGGGTGAAGTTTCAGAGATGAGAAAAATAATGAAGTACAATAAGTTGAAAAAGGAACCGGGTTGCAGTTGGATTGAGGTAAAAGATGAGGTTCACACCTTTCTTGTGTGTGACAAGGCTCATCCTAGTTGCAAAGATATATATGAGAAGCTTGGTGTGCTAATTAATGAGATGAAGTGGGATGGGTATGTCCCAGATATTGATTTTGTGCTTGATGAGGGTACTGAAGAACTCGAAGAGCAAGAAGAGCTTAAATCTTGCGTGTATATTATGTAG
- the LOC142633714 gene encoding pollen receptor-like kinase 4, which yields MLMGARLARLMRAPTRSTFLFFIFIVMQSCMVMTSFGASDMEILLKFKESLANTKAINNWDPNVNPCNENRGNWIGVKCHKGSVRGLQLENMGLMGNIDIDTLVSLQYLRTVSFMNNTFAGSMPSFNKLTALRSVYLSFNHFNGEIPDDAFVGMKSLKKVLLANNEFTGKIPSSLAALPKILVLSLDGNKFEGQIPDFLQKSLRKFNVSNNNLEGQIPASLSNMDPNSFSGNANLCGSPLESCKKGGKKLSGFKITAIVVMIVLVAAVIIAVFFIFYFKKKSKPLERTSTLHDENRFDISYSEGPEPVEPTVLENTGQHKVKSEHGKLTFVRDDREKFDLEDLLRASAEILGSATFGSSYKAMIMNDQVVVVKRYKHMNLVGREEFDEHMTRLGSLSHPNLLPLVAYYYRKEEKLLISDFVVNGSLASVLHGNHYEDKPALDWPTRLRIIKGVARGLAYLYDAIPSLIIPHGHLKSSNVLLDESMDAILADYALSPVINLELVQQIMMAYKSPEFAQHGRITKKTDIWSFGILILEILTGKFPENYLTHAHDKNADLASWVNTMIKEKRVSDVFDLDMGGATNSKSEILKLLKIGLSCCEEDVERRLDIKEVVRMIEEVKEGDGDSEYISSVTNDGDNFIGM from the exons ATGTTGATGGGTGCGCGCTTGGCTAGGCTTATGCGCGCACCGACAAGATCAACATTCTTGTTCTTCATCTTTATCGTCATGCAATCTTGCATGGTAATGACATCCTTCGGGGCATCAGACATGGAGATCCTTTTAAAATTCAAAGAGTCGTTAGCAAATACAAAAGCTATTAACAATTGGGATCCTAATGTAAACCCTTGTAATGAGAATAGAGGAAACTGGATTGGTGTTAAATGTCACAAGGGATCTGTTCGGGGTTTGCAGCTTGAAAACATGGGACTAATGGGTAACATAGATATTGATACACTTGTTTCTTTGCAATATTTGAGGACGGTAAGCTTCATGAACAACACCTTTGCTGGTTCAATGCCTAGTTTCAACAAACTTACTGCATTAAGATCGGTGTACTTATCGTTTAATCATTTCAATGGAGAGATTCCGGATGATGCCTTTGTTGGTATGAAATCTTTGAAGAAAGTTTTATTGGCGAATAATGAGTTTACGGGTAAAATTCCCTCATCCCTTGCTGCCTTGCCTAAAATTTTGGTGTTGTCACTTGATGGAAACAAATTTGAAGGCCAAATACCTGATTTTCTACAGAAGAGTTTGAGGAAGTTTAATGTGTCTAACAATAATTTGGAAGGTCAAATTCCTGCTAGCTTAAGCAATATGGATCCCAATTCTTTTTCag GCAATGCTAATCTATGTGGATCACCTCTAGAATCATGCAAGAAAGGTGGGAAGAAGTTGTCAGGTTTTAAAATCACTGCTATTGTGGTAATGATAGTTCTTGTAGCAGCAGTCATTATTGCAGTTTTCTTCATATTCTACTTTAAAAAGAAATCGAAACCATTAGAACGAACCTCAACCTTGCACGACGAAAACAGGTTTGATATTTCCTATTCAGAAGGACCAGAACCAGTGGAACCTACAGTACTAGAGAACACTGGACAACATAAGGTGAAGTCTGAACATGGGAAGTTGACATTTGTTAGGGATGACAGAGAGAAGTTTGATTTGGAAGACCTGCTTAGAGCCTCAGCAGAGATTTTAGGGAGTGCAACATTTGGGTCTTCATATAAGGCGATGATAATGAATGATCAAGTCGTGGTTGTAAAGAGGTACAAGCATATGAACCTTGTGGGAAGAGAAGAGTTTGATGAGCATATGACAAGGCTGGGAAGTTTGAGCCATCCCAACTTGCTGCCTCTTGTGGCCTATTATTATAGGAAAGAAGAGAAGCTGTTGATTTCTGACTTTGTTGTGAATGGTAGCTTAGCTAGTGTCCTTCATG gCAATCATTATGAAGACAAGCCAGCACTTGATTGGCCAACCCGTTTGAGAATAATCAAAGGTGTAGCTCGGGGATTGGCTTACCTCTATGATGCCATCCCTAGCCTAATTATACCCCATGGACACCTAAAATCTTCAAATGTGCTTCTAGATGAGTCCATGGATGCCATACTAGCTGATTATGCTCTATCCCCAGTGATCAACCTTGAACTTGTTCAACAGATCATGATGGCCTACAAGTCACCCGAGTTTGCACAACATGGCCGCATAACAAAGAAGACTGACATATGGAGTTTTGGAATACTAATATTGGAGATTTTAACAGGCAAGTTCCCAGAGAACTATCTCACACATGCTCATGATAAAAATGCGGATTTAGCGAGTTGGGTTAACACAATGATTAAGGAAAAGCGGGTGAGTGATGTGTTTGATTTAGACATGGGGGGAGCAACGAACAGcaaaagtgaaattttaaagCTTTTGAAGATTGGATTGAGTTGTTGTGAGGAGGATGTGGAGAGAAGGTTAGATATTAAGGAGGTTGTTCGAATGATTGAAGAGGTAAAAGAGGGAGATGGTGATAGTGAATATATATCAAGTGTTACTAATGATGGGGATAATTTTATAGGTATGTAA
- the LOC142636738 gene encoding U-box domain-containing protein 35-like: protein MWLPKLHGAKKTEGNGMVALAIDKDKGSQQALRWAADHLLSKGQTVILIHVVHRASSSPSVASPHRKQLEKQTRDLFLSFHCYCTRKDIHCLDVLLEDTDIGKALTEYVSYAAIENLVLGASHHGFMRFKSSSVPSTVSKGAPDFCSIYVISKGKVSSVRNASRPAPYTSPLLEHIQHINSEHIQNINSKHIHPPASPSKRTMNLRGRGLNAKAYSEFSESDTEISFISSDRPSIERLSPTVYDFTDSGRTSRLSTSSDQSFQSIHLDAKFTDLSFLHDVSSFSQESGRTSCSWSSQNLDDVEAEMRRLKLELKQTMDMYSTACKEALTAKQKASELHRWKLTEEHKLEEAKHSEEVALAIAEKERARSKVAMETAEAAKRIAELESQKRANAEIRALKEAAQAREVLENLARSDLKYRRYTIEEIEKATNFFAESQKIGEGGYGPVYRCYLDHTPVAVKVLRPDAAHGRSQFQQEIDILSCIRHPNMVLLLGACPEFGILVYEYMANGSLDDCIFQKGHTPPLSWQLRFRIAAEIATGLLFLHETKPEPLVHRDLKPGNILLDHNYVSKISDVGLARLVPAVAENATQYHMTSTAGTFCYIDPEYQQTGMLGVKSDIYSLGVMLLQLITAKPPMGLTHIVEQSIENGTFTELLDPAVHDWPVEETLCFAKLSLKCAELRRKDRPDLCNEVFPELSRLRDIAEEKMNHMHPYSSFHPSPNHSNASIHQA from the exons atgtggCTCCCAAAATTACATGGAGCAAAGAAGACAGAAGGAAATGGGATGGTTGCACTTGCCATAGACAAGGATAAAGGGAGCCAACAAGCTCTCAGATGGGCTGCTGATCATCTTCTCTCCAAGGGCCAAACCGTCATTCTAATCCATGTTGTTCATAGAGCATCCTCATctccat CAGTTGCCTCGCCACACAGAAAACAACTTGAGAAGCAAACTAGGGATCTATTCCTTAGCTTCCACTGCTACTGTACTCGTAAAGAT ATACACTGCCTCGATGTCTTACTCGAAGACACAGATATAGGAAAGGCATTAACAGAATATGTTTCCTATGCTGCAATAGAGAACTTGGTTCTTGGTGCGTCACATCATGGATTTATGAG ATTCAAGTCATCAAGCGTTCCAAGCACTGTATCAAAAGGGGCACCAGATTTCTGCTCTATATATGTGATCTCAAAAGGGAAGGTCTCTTCAGTTCGAAATGCTTCTCGTCCAGCCCCCTATACTTCCCCACTACTTGAACATATTCAGCATATAAATAGCGAACATATTCAGAATATAAATAGCAAACATATTCATCCTCCTGCCTCACCCTCCAAACGTACCATGAACTTAAGAG GAAGAGGTTTGAATGCAAAGGCCTATTCGGAATTTTCAGAATCAGATACTGAAATATCATTTATAAGCTCTGATAGGCCAAGCATTGAACGGCTGTCCCCTACAGTCTATGATTTTACTGATTCAGGCCGAACATCTCGGCTTTCAACCAGCTCAGATCAAAGTTTTCAATCAATCCATTTAGATGCCAAGTTCACTGACCTCAGTTTTCTGCATGATGTCTCATCATTTTCACAGGAGAGTGGAAGAACGTCATGTTCCTGGTCATCCCAAAATTTG GATGATGTGGAAGCAGAGATGAGGAGGTTGAAGCTGGAGCTGAAGCAAACAATGGACATGTACAGTACAGCATGCAAAGAAGCACTTACTGCAAAGCAAAAG GCATCGGAGCTGCATCGTTGGAAACTTACAGAAGAGCACAAGCTTGAAGAGGCAAAACACTCTGAGGAAGTTGCACTGGCAAtagcagagaaagagagagctagGTCCAAGGTAGCCATGGAAACTGCTGAAGCAGCAAAAAGGATTGCAGAGTTGGAATCACAAAAAAGAGCAAATGCAGAAATCAGAGCCCTCAAAGAAGCAGCGCAAGCTAGGGAGGTTTTGGAAAATCTAGCCCGAAGTGATCTCAAATACAGGAGATACACTATTGAGGAGATTGAGAAGGCAACAAATTTCTTTGCTGAATCTCAGAAGATTGGGGAAGGTGGTTATGGCCCTGTCTATAGGTGTTACCTTGATCATACACCAGTCGCAGTCAAGGTTTTACGTCCAGATGCTGCTCACGGGAGATCACAATTTCAGCAAGAG ATAGACATACTTAGCTGTATAAGACATCCCAATATGGTACTCCTTCTAGGAGCCTGTCCTGAGTTCGGCATCCTAGTATATGAATACATGGCTAATGGAAGTTTAGATGACTGTATCTTCCAGAAAGGACACACTCCACCTCTCTCTTGGCAACTTAGGTTCCGAATTGCTGCAGAAATTGCCACTGGCCTACTCTTCCTCCATGAGACCAAGCCAGAGCCACTGGTGCACCGTGACCTCAAGCCAGGAAACATTTTGCTAGACCACAACTATGTCAGTAAGATTAGTGATGTTGGATTGGCGAGGCTCGTACCTGCTGTAGCTGAAAATGCAACACAGTACCACATGACCTCAACAGCTGGAACTTTCTGCTATATTGATCCAGAATATCAACAAACAGGAATGCTTGGTGTGAAGTCTGATATCTATTCCCTAGGAGTCATGCTTCTGCAGTTGATAACAGCCAAGCCACCAATGGGGCTGACTCACATTGTTGAACAGTCTATTGAGAACGGCACATTCACTGAGTTGCTGGACCCAGCTGTGCATGATTGGCCAGTCGAAGAAACCTTGTGCTTTGCAAAGCTTTCACTCAAATGTGCAGAACTCAGACGGAAAGACCGGCCAGATCTTTGCAATGAAGTTTTTCCAGAGCTCAGTAGATTAAGAGATATAGCTGAAGAAAAAATGAACCATATGCACCCTTACAGCAGTTTTCATCCCTCGCCCAATCACAGCAACGCTTCAATACATCAG GCGTAA
- the LOC142636603 gene encoding polygalacturonase QRT3-like, whose translation MARIDMLVKLFMGFVYVNVILGYVECSYSGVTKYHDAIRRMALVKAAHIIRNGDGASQPQSYSTPLVVSRSRVLHVTDYGADPTGRLDSTEALEQAISDAFGSPVDAHLMEGIADLGGTEIHLDGGTYKISRQLRLPKTSGGNFMIHGGSLHASNNFPTDRHLIELWPSSASLSYEYITLKDLMINSNFRGGGISIINSLRTIIDNCYISHFTTNGILIQDGHETYIRNSFIGQHINIGGDHREKDFSGIGINIMGNDNAVTDVVIFSASIGVMVSGQANVLTGVHCYNKATALGGTGIYVKAPGLTQTRIMNCYFDFTGIVVEDPVQLHITGSFFLGNAFVLIKSLAGVVCGVNIVDNMFSGDYTGVEIVQLEQSNVPFTNIDQVIVDRNNVRGMVLKSTVARGLVWSNGTTWTVDFSRVLLFPNLIKNVQYTLHAGATFPNHMLRNISKNCVTVESNVPVSATLHVSVDQSMVGYV comes from the exons ATGGCTAGGATAGATATGTTGGTTAAGCTATTCATGGGGTTTGTGTATGTAAATGTAATTCTTGGCTACGTTGAGTGCTCTTACTCTGGTGTGACAAAGTATCATGATGCAATACGTCGTATGGCTTTGGTTAAGGCTGCACATATCATCCGCAATGGAGATGGAGCCTCTCAACCTCAGAGCTATTCAACACCACTG GTAGTATCAAGATCACGTGTTCTTCATGTGACCGATTATGGTGCTGATCCTACAGGAAGATTGGATAGCACTGAGGCACTTGAGCAAGCTATTTCTGATGCCTTTGGATCTCCAGTTGATGCCCACTTGATGGAAGGTATTGCTGATCTTGGAGGCACTGAGATTCATCTTGATGGAGGGACATACAAGATTAGCCGTCAATTACGTTTACCAAAAACAAGTGGCGGTAACTTCATG ATTCATGGAGGGTCACTTCATGCATCCAACAATTTCCCGACAGATCGCCATTTGATCGAGTTGTGGCCATCCTCGGCTTCTTTATCGTATGAGTACATTACACTCAAGGACCTTATGATAAATTCCAATTTTAGAGGGGGTGGTATTTCCATAATTAACTCACTAAGAACCATCATAGACAATTGTTACATTTCACATTTCACTACAAATGGTATACTAATCCAAGATGGGCATGAGACCTACATTAGAAATTCTTTCATTGGTCAACACATTAACATCGGCGGTGACCACCGCGAGAAGGACTTTTCCGGCATCGGAATTAACATCATGGGCAATGACAATGCTGTCACAGATGTGGTCATTTTCTCAGCATCAATAGGAGTTATGGTATCAGGGCAGGCCAATGTGCTCACTGGGGTACATTGTTATAACAAGGCCACTGCATTGGGTGGGACTGGAATTTATGTTAAGGCACCCGGTTTGACCCAAACCCGAATTATGAATTGTTACTTTGATTTCACTGGTATTGTGGTTGAGGATCCGGTCCAGCTCCACATAACCGGGTCATTCTTCCTTGGGAATGCCTTTGTTTTGATCAAGTCCTTGGCAGGAGTTGTGTGTGGTGTGAACATTGTTGATAACATGTTCTCCGGTGATTATACAGGGGTTGAAATTGTTCAATTAGAGCAATCAAATGTGCCATTCACAAATATTGATCAAGTAATTGTTGATCGAAATAATGTCCGGGGCATGGTTCTCAAATCAACGGTAGCGAGAGGGTTAGTATGGAGTAATGGGACGACATGGACCGTCGATTTTTCAAGGGTCCTATTGTTCCCAAACCTAATAAAAAATGTGCAATACACATTGCATGCAGGTGCTACATTTCCTAATCATATGTTACGGAATATATCGAAGAATTGTGTAACGGTAGAGTCGAACGTGCCTGTATCGGCAACATTGCATGTGTCAGTGGACCAAAGCATGGTTGGGTACGTATGA